TGTGCGACATGCTGGATGCGCGATTCACCGCCGATGTCTCGCTCCGGGATCGGTTCCCCCGATGCCCGGCGGCGCTGGGAGCCTCCTGCCGCACACTGATCACGCATGTGGCTGATCGCCCGGGACACGATCGCCGGTATGCGCTGGATTCGACGAAGCTCGCGCGGATCACCGGCGTAACGTTACGACGGGATGTTTCCGCCGAACTGGAAGGACTGTTGGATTGGATGATGACCGGCGGTGCATGACACGCCGTGAATGGCTGAGCTTATTTCATCTCCCGAAATGAAGATGTGATTTTTATCACGATAATGCTGCGCTTCGAATGTGTAGCAAGGTGATCGTGCCCGCTGTGTAACATGGCGCACATCTTTTGTGATGCTTAGGTTGACACATCGCTCGCTGCTGCGCTCCGCGCGGCTTGCTGTGTCACTAGGAGTGGGGAAAGAATCATGATGCGCAAGATGTTCGCGGTGGCTCTCGCGTCGGCGGCGCTGGCAATGCCGGCGCTGGGACAGACTCAGACGTTGATCAACGAAGATTTCAGCGGCTGGCCCGTGGCACTCAATGTCACGTCCGCTCCGTCCGGATCGCCGTGGACCGTGTACGGCAATGTGGATGTCATAGCCAACGGGACCCACAGTATCACCTGTGCTTCGAACAACTGCCTCGACCTCGACGGCAGCGCCCAGACCGCCGGCAGTCTCGAGAGCCAGCTCTTCCAGTTCTACGCCGGTGATGTGCTGCGCTTCCAGTTCGACGTCAGCGGCAGCCAGCGCACAGCCAGTGGTCTGGATACGTTCTTCGCCTATCTGTACTCCACCGGATCGCTTTCCATTTCGTCGCTGGAGTCGCAGTCCGATGGGGCGGTGGACTACTCCCCCAGTGAGACCTTCGGCGGGGGATTTGCCCTGGCGCCCGAACTGAATGGTGGGCTCCTGGCGTCGACGTATCCGTGGACGACCTGGTATGTGCAGTTCACGCTCGAACACGACGCCGAGATCGGCGTGGGCTTCCTCACGACGAGTGCGGACAATGTCGGTCCGATGATCGACAACGTGCTGCTCACGCGCACGGCGGCGACGACAGTGCCCGAGCCGAGCACTTATATGCTCATGGCAGCCGGCCTCGCGGCGATGGCAGCGGTGGCACGGCGTCGTCGAAACGCCTGAGTTTACATTAGTCGACATTCCGGCATCCGCGCTCACGCGAATATCGAAGGGCCCGCCATTTTCTGGCGGGCCCTTTGCATTTTTGTGTCGAATATGTCTCGCTGTGACTGTGCGCACATTGTCGTGCGGTGACATGTGTTAGGGTGGGCAGACCTTTCTGCTCCCTCTCAGCGGGGCACGATGTCTCTTCAGCGCGGAGTTGGAACCATGAGTGGAACCATGGTGCGTCGCACGTGTGCAGCTCTACTGAGCTCGGTCCTGTTCGCCGTGCCCGCGGCAGCTCAGACCGTCCTGTTGCAGGACGATTTTGATGGTCTGGTGGAGGGCGTTCCCTACACGACGGAATTCGTCAACTGGAATGTGGTGGGCCGAGGCGTGGATGTCGTGGCGACGGGTTATGCCGGTCTGATCAGTTGCTACGGTGGCACGGGTCTCTGTGTCGATCTCGATGGCAATGCGGGAAGCGGTCCGGAGACCGGTCCCCGTGGTCTCGAGAGCAAGCTGATGTACTCGTTCGCCGCCGGCGATATCGCGCGCTTTGAATTCGCGGTCAGTGGCAATCAGCGTGGTACCGCATTTCCCAACTCCCTGCTCGACGATCTGATCGTGGGATTCCGGTTCTCCAATGCCGTGACGCTCGCCGATGTCGCGTTGGAGCTGGTCGATTTCGGCATTTCGGATCCACAGCCGGGCGGTAGTTACGACTCGTCCAATCCGTTCGCACTGACGCTGGAGGATATTCCGTATATCGCTCCCTGGAGCACTCTGGCGCTCCGTTTCCGGGTCCTCGGTGCGACCGATATCGGCGTGTTTCTCACGACGCCGAGTGCCGATGATATCGGACCGCTCATCGACAACGTGTCATTCACGCGTACGTCCACCACGGTGCCGGAGCCCGGAACCTATGTGCTGATGGCCGCGGGGCTGGTCGCGTTGGCCGTGGTGGGACGCAGGGGCAGGAAGGCCTGAGCAGCGGTTCCGGGGTTGTGGGTTCGGGTTTGGGGATGAACCGCCGGGTCGTGGGTACCGGGTTTCGTGAAACGAGTGGTCTCTCGACGCGTGACCCGCAACGCGTAACCCGGTTGTTCACCCCCCAACCGTAAATTCAGAACTCGAAACCGCCGGTCAGCCGAAATAATCCTGCTGCCCCGGCTTGCGCCGGCTCTCCCGTTCGGCGCGCTTGTAGGAGCCGGTGTCGGTGCGTGAGATCTTCCGCCGTGCGACCAGCGCCTCGAGCACCAACTCGCAGGCGACCACGATCAGCGCATCGTCGTGCCGGGGCGCCATGCCGAGCGCGGTGACCGTGTCGACCAGTCCCGGGACGAGCGCAAATCCCTGGCGCACGAGATCGAGCGCGATGTCGTCGGACACCTGCAGCGCGCTGCCCTGATCGAACCACATCACGATCTCGTCGGTATCGAGATCCCCCGCGCGTGCCTGCAGGGTGGCATCGCACGCGCGTCGGATGAGATCGCGGGCAATGGTGGCACCGCCCACGAGTTCGCCTTCGTATTCGAGCTCGATCTTGCCGGTGATGGCGGGAAGCGCGGCGTACACATCGGCAATGCGCGGCACGGCTTCGCCGTCGCCATTGCGTAACGCGCGCTGCTCGGCGTTCGACACCACGTTCTCCATGGTGGTGATTGGCATGCGCTGCGACACGCCCGAACGTTTGTCGATGCGCTTGTCGTCACGCGCCTCGAACGCCACGCGTTCCACCACTTCCTCGATGAGATCGGGGACGCGGATCGTCACGCCATGATCGCGCCGGGTCCAGGCTTCCTGCTTCGTGATGGCGATGCCGAGATCCACCGATTCGGGATAATGCGTGATGATCTCGCTGCCGATGCGGTCCTTGAGCGGCGTGATGATCTTGCCGCGGGCCGTGTAGTCTTCGGGATTGGCGGTGAAGCAGAGCA
The window above is part of the Gemmatimonas aurantiaca genome. Proteins encoded here:
- a CDS encoding PEP-CTERM sorting domain-containing protein — encoded protein: MMRKMFAVALASAALAMPALGQTQTLINEDFSGWPVALNVTSAPSGSPWTVYGNVDVIANGTHSITCASNNCLDLDGSAQTAGSLESQLFQFYAGDVLRFQFDVSGSQRTASGLDTFFAYLYSTGSLSISSLESQSDGAVDYSPSETFGGGFALAPELNGGLLASTYPWTTWYVQFTLEHDAEIGVGFLTTSADNVGPMIDNVLLTRTAATTVPEPSTYMLMAAGLAAMAAVARRRRNA
- a CDS encoding PEP-CTERM sorting domain-containing protein, with product MSGTMVRRTCAALLSSVLFAVPAAAQTVLLQDDFDGLVEGVPYTTEFVNWNVVGRGVDVVATGYAGLISCYGGTGLCVDLDGNAGSGPETGPRGLESKLMYSFAAGDIARFEFAVSGNQRGTAFPNSLLDDLIVGFRFSNAVTLADVALELVDFGISDPQPGGSYDSSNPFALTLEDIPYIAPWSTLALRFRVLGATDIGVFLTTPSADDIGPLIDNVSFTRTSTTVPEPGTYVLMAAGLVALAVVGRRGRKA
- a CDS encoding magnesium chelatase, producing MSRLPETLGALRRSSYASNRPVSVKDEIRRNLVARLQDGGPLFRGVLGYEDTVMPQIVNALLARHNFILLGLRGQAKSRILRALTTLLDEAMPVVAGSEVNDDPFHPISKYARQLVDTAGDDTPIAWVTRDQRYVEKLATPDVTVADIIGDVDPIKAARGGHLLSDELTIHYGMLPRANRGIFALNELPDLAGKVQVGLFNIMQEGDVQIKGYPVRLPLDVLLCFTANPEDYTARGKIITPLKDRIGSEIITHYPESVDLGIAITKQEAWTRRDHGVTIRVPDLIEEVVERVAFEARDDKRIDKRSGVSQRMPITTMENVVSNAEQRALRNGDGEAVPRIADVYAALPAITGKIELEYEGELVGGATIARDLIRRACDATLQARAGDLDTDEIVMWFDQGSALQVSDDIALDLVRQGFALVPGLVDTVTALGMAPRHDDALIVVACELVLEALVARRKISRTDTGSYKRAERESRRKPGQQDYFG